A single window of Nocardia sp. NBC_01327 DNA harbors:
- a CDS encoding YncE family protein — MRRRGLIRSVLAGAIAVTVLAGCSSKDGDGDKPTRDPVAAAVAPAAAVPAGEVTPSAAIRDLLADPGTGILASITDPGTAMVLLDKTTGAARTVTLPAAAASLSRGKPGEFLIAVPGKIVRVDAASGALTDVKVDGDVHAAAVRADGDLIAGLANGKVLVLAPDGAVRETISGLVSADAIDTSTDTVVVLDRHQTALAELNLADHRLGLTLRAGDGAADMIGDHFGRRIVTDTAGGQLLVYTADPLVLRQGFPVGSSPYALAYDQRSETVWVTLTGSNEVVGYDLSTGIPVEVGRYPTVRQPNTVTIDDRTGDLFVGSGTGDGLQRIGADQRKRGQ; from the coding sequence ATGCGCCGTCGCGGCTTGATCCGGTCGGTCCTCGCGGGCGCGATCGCGGTGACAGTGCTGGCCGGGTGTTCCTCCAAGGACGGCGACGGTGACAAGCCGACCCGAGACCCGGTCGCCGCCGCCGTGGCGCCCGCGGCCGCGGTGCCGGCCGGTGAGGTCACCCCCAGCGCGGCGATTCGCGATCTGCTGGCCGATCCCGGCACCGGCATCCTGGCCTCGATCACCGATCCGGGCACCGCGATGGTGTTGCTGGACAAGACCACCGGCGCGGCGCGCACGGTGACCCTGCCCGCCGCGGCCGCCTCGCTCTCGCGCGGTAAGCCCGGCGAGTTCCTGATCGCGGTGCCCGGCAAGATCGTTCGCGTCGATGCCGCCTCCGGCGCGCTGACCGACGTGAAGGTCGATGGTGATGTGCACGCGGCCGCGGTGCGCGCCGACGGTGATCTGATCGCCGGGCTCGCGAACGGCAAGGTGCTCGTGCTGGCCCCCGATGGTGCTGTGCGAGAGACCATTTCGGGTCTGGTGTCCGCCGATGCCATCGATACCAGCACCGATACCGTCGTGGTGCTCGACCGCCACCAGACCGCCCTGGCCGAGTTGAACCTGGCCGATCACCGCCTCGGCTTGACCCTGCGCGCCGGTGACGGGGCCGCGGATATGATCGGCGATCACTTCGGCCGCCGCATCGTCACCGACACCGCCGGCGGCCAGCTGCTGGTCTACACGGCCGATCCTTTGGTCCTGCGCCAGGGTTTCCCGGTAGGCTCTTCGCCCTACGCACTCGCCTACGATCAGCGGTCCGAGACCGTGTGGGTGACGCTGACAGGCAGTAACGAAGTCGTCGGCTACGACTTGTCGACGGGTATACCGGTAGAGGTGGGCCGCTATCCCACAGTGCGCCAGCCCAACACGGTGACCATCGACGACCGCACCGGTGACCTGTTCGTGGGATCCGGGACCGGTGACGGTCTGCAACGGATCGGCGCGGACCAGCGGAAGAGAGGGCAGTGA
- a CDS encoding MMPL family transporter, translating into MLDTNKGTTRSLRWGRVVHRNRYLIFGLFGLVVLASGFYGRDLGKHLTQEGWFDESSQSVAASELADSTFGRDTDSDLIVLYTAPPGGTVDDEPVRTAVTAELNRLRSSHSGQILKIDSYWDGALMGQFADASRTHAFASIGLRGDGGTDTVNNYMDIKNEFRSGAAGSGPGGTTVQLAGMQPVVEGINTGMQNDIHRAEIIALPLVAILLYFVFGGVIGALLPVLIGGMTILGTQGIMRMLTDHLQVNVFASAVVTLVSLGLAIDYGLFAVTRFREELAAGRTVEEATARTVATAGRTVLFSSAIIAVSLGALFIYPNGVLRSVPLGGISSVLLAAVLSVTALPATLSIVGRRIDLWGWHRLASIRTAEQIDAGFFSRLAVFAMAKPWRVIVPVVLVLLALILPFRHIAFGGLSERYLASDNAARVAQQDFDRTFPQFRTDPLKLVVVGANPQQLSDIRYEADQVSGPLMTGPFDPVAPTKDAITVLGSGLVDKQDADTMMSALRAIPQPPGVKIMVGGVPALERDSILGLIHGLPLLALILVLAAIALMYAAFRSLILAVKAVVMSALSLGATLGVLTWIFVEGHGSGLFDFTPGPLMFAVLVLIVTVLFGLSTDYEVFLQSRMAEARAEGKSAQEAIRYGIAHTGGVITSAAAILIVVTGAFGFSDLVLMKYIAYGMIAALLLDATVIRMLLTPAVLKLVWR; encoded by the coding sequence ATGCTCGACACGAACAAGGGCACCACGCGGTCATTGCGCTGGGGGCGTGTCGTGCACCGCAATCGGTACCTGATCTTCGGGCTTTTCGGGCTGGTGGTGCTGGCGTCCGGGTTCTACGGGCGCGATCTGGGCAAACACCTCACCCAGGAGGGCTGGTTCGACGAGAGCAGCCAATCGGTGGCCGCCTCCGAGCTCGCCGATTCCACCTTCGGGCGCGATACCGACAGCGATCTGATCGTGCTCTACACCGCACCGCCCGGCGGCACCGTCGATGACGAACCGGTGCGCACCGCGGTCACCGCCGAGCTGAATCGGTTGCGCAGCAGCCACTCCGGGCAGATCCTCAAGATCGACTCGTACTGGGACGGCGCGCTCATGGGCCAGTTCGCCGACGCCTCCCGCACCCACGCCTTCGCCAGTATCGGACTGCGCGGCGACGGCGGCACCGACACGGTCAACAACTACATGGACATCAAGAACGAATTCCGTTCCGGCGCAGCAGGTTCCGGACCCGGCGGGACGACCGTGCAATTGGCGGGCATGCAGCCGGTGGTGGAGGGCATCAATACCGGGATGCAGAACGATATCCACCGCGCGGAGATCATCGCCCTGCCGCTGGTGGCGATCCTGCTGTACTTCGTCTTCGGCGGGGTGATCGGCGCGCTGCTGCCGGTGCTCATCGGCGGGATGACGATTCTGGGCACCCAGGGCATCATGCGGATGCTGACCGATCATCTGCAGGTCAACGTCTTCGCCTCGGCCGTGGTCACCCTGGTGAGTCTGGGGCTGGCCATCGACTACGGGTTGTTCGCGGTGACCCGGTTCCGGGAGGAACTGGCCGCCGGGCGCACCGTGGAGGAGGCCACCGCCCGCACCGTGGCCACCGCCGGGCGCACGGTGCTGTTCTCCTCGGCGATCATCGCGGTGAGCCTGGGGGCGCTGTTCATCTACCCGAACGGGGTGCTGCGCTCGGTGCCGCTGGGCGGTATCAGTTCGGTGCTGCTGGCGGCGGTGCTGTCGGTGACGGCGTTGCCGGCGACATTGAGCATCGTGGGGCGGCGCATCGATCTGTGGGGCTGGCACCGGCTGGCGAGCATTCGCACCGCCGAGCAGATCGACGCCGGATTCTTCTCGCGGCTGGCGGTATTCGCCATGGCCAAGCCGTGGCGGGTGATCGTGCCGGTGGTGCTGGTGCTGCTGGCGTTGATCCTGCCGTTCCGCCACATCGCCTTCGGCGGGCTCAGTGAGCGCTATCTGGCCTCGGACAATGCGGCGCGGGTGGCGCAGCAGGACTTCGACCGGACGTTCCCGCAGTTCCGCACCGATCCGCTCAAACTCGTGGTGGTGGGGGCGAATCCGCAGCAGCTCAGCGATATTCGCTATGAGGCCGATCAGGTCAGTGGCCCGCTCATGACAGGGCCGTTCGATCCGGTCGCGCCGACCAAGGACGCGATCACGGTGCTCGGCAGCGGGCTGGTGGACAAGCAGGACGCCGATACGATGATGTCGGCGCTGCGCGCCATACCGCAGCCGCCGGGGGTGAAAATCATGGTGGGCGGGGTGCCCGCGCTCGAGCGCGACAGCATTCTCGGGCTCATCCACGGGCTGCCGCTGCTGGCGCTGATCCTGGTTCTCGCGGCAATCGCGTTGATGTACGCGGCATTCCGGTCCTTGATCCTGGCGGTGAAGGCGGTCGTCATGAGCGCGCTGTCGCTGGGGGCGACGCTGGGGGTGCTCACCTGGATCTTCGTGGAGGGTCACGGGTCGGGGCTGTTCGACTTCACGCCCGGTCCGCTCATGTTCGCGGTGCTGGTGCTGATCGTGACGGTGCTGTTCGGGCTCTCCACCGACTACGAGGTGTTCCTGCAATCGCGGATGGCCGAGGCGCGCGCCGAAGGCAAATCCGCACAGGAGGCCATCCGGTACGGAATTGCGCACACGGGCGGCGTAATCACCTCTGCCGCCGCTATTCTCATCGTGGTGACAGGCGCCTTCGGGTTCTCCGATCTGGTGCTGATGAAGTACATCGCCTACGGCATGATCGCGGCACTCCTGTTGGACGCCACGGTGATCCGCATGCTGCTCACTCCGGCTGTTCTGAAATTGGTGTGGCGATGA
- a CDS encoding YrdB family protein — MTVLKGANLLLMFVLELCVLGSAGWWGFGLDAPILVRIVAGIAAIAVFVAVWAIFGAAHDARIPVRGWKRAVLEIVWFGGAGVLLGFAWTPIAGLVLFLLWLGNAGLRLLWGQVYAAGAEAELLGQTEA; from the coding sequence ATGACTGTTCTCAAAGGCGCGAACCTTCTGCTGATGTTCGTGCTGGAGCTGTGTGTGCTCGGCTCGGCGGGCTGGTGGGGATTCGGGCTGGACGCCCCGATCCTGGTGCGGATCGTGGCGGGCATCGCCGCGATCGCGGTGTTCGTGGCGGTGTGGGCGATCTTCGGGGCCGCTCACGATGCGCGGATCCCGGTGCGCGGGTGGAAACGGGCGGTGCTGGAGATCGTGTGGTTCGGCGGCGCGGGCGTGCTGCTGGGATTCGCGTGGACCCCGATCGCCGGACTGGTGCTGTTCCTGCTGTGGCTGGGTAATGCGGGCCTGCGCCTACTGTGGGGCCAGGTGTACGCCGCCGGCGCCGAAGCCGAGTTGCTGGGTCAGACCGAGGCCTGA
- a CDS encoding heme ABC transporter ATP-binding protein — MSTVLRSLSGAFTRHHALPTTPQPGTVTLRARGVALERGGGRRVLDGVDFEVIAGQIVALVGPNGAGKSTLLDALAGELHPTEGTVELDGKPLTAWAPVEMARRRAVLPQNHTVGFPFTAREVVAMGRAPWARTERQDADEQRIAEALAATDVEHLAGRTFPALSGGERARVALARVLAQDTATLLLDEPTAALDLGHQEQVLHLARERATAGAAVVVVLHDLGVAAAYADRVAVLEAGRIAADGPPRKVLTTALLTRVYQHPVDVFDHPDTGAQLVLPVRGRNS; from the coding sequence GTGAGCACCGTACTGCGAAGTCTCTCCGGCGCTTTCACCCGCCACCACGCTCTGCCGACCACCCCGCAACCTGGCACCGTCACCCTGCGCGCCCGCGGCGTGGCCCTGGAACGCGGTGGCGGCCGCCGCGTCCTGGACGGTGTCGACTTCGAGGTGATCGCCGGGCAGATCGTCGCCCTCGTCGGCCCCAACGGCGCCGGCAAATCCACTCTCCTCGACGCCCTGGCCGGGGAACTGCACCCCACCGAGGGCACCGTCGAACTCGACGGCAAACCCCTCACCGCCTGGGCCCCGGTCGAGATGGCCCGCCGCCGCGCCGTCCTGCCCCAGAACCACACCGTCGGCTTCCCCTTCACCGCCCGCGAAGTCGTCGCCATGGGCCGCGCCCCCTGGGCGCGCACCGAACGCCAGGACGCCGACGAACAGCGCATCGCCGAAGCCCTCGCCGCCACCGACGTGGAACACCTTGCCGGACGCACCTTCCCGGCCTTGTCCGGTGGTGAACGAGCCCGCGTGGCCCTGGCGCGTGTGCTCGCCCAGGACACCGCGACCCTGCTGCTGGACGAACCCACCGCCGCCCTCGACCTCGGCCACCAGGAGCAGGTCCTGCACCTGGCCCGCGAACGCGCCACCGCCGGCGCCGCCGTCGTGGTCGTCCTGCACGACCTCGGCGTCGCCGCCGCCTACGCCGACCGCGTCGCAGTCCTGGAAGCCGGCCGCATCGCCGCCGACGGCCCACCCCGCAAGGTCCTCACCACCGCACTACTCACCCGCGTCTACCAGCACCCGGTCGACGTCTTCGACCACCCGGACACCGGTGCGCAATTGGTACTGCCGGTCCGCGGCCGCAACAGCTGA
- a CDS encoding FecCD family ABC transporter permease: MVLLIVLALISAAVGQVPTTPLEVAGSFFHRIGLDWGPMPKHPAGDVTLWEVRFPRVVLAMLVGAALATAGALLQGVFANPLAEPGVIGVSAGAAVGAGAVIVVGGAFVASWSVAAGAFAAGLLTTLLVYVLSRSNGRTEVVTLVLTGVAINAFAGGLISFLLFSASPAARDQLVFWQMGSLNGATWQAVGVVAPLTLVGVAAAIFMAPRLDLLALGESAARHLGVDVERLRRNVIVVVAVLATAGVAFTGIILFVGLIVPHLVRMLVGPGHRVLIPLSAILGAVTLVAADIGARSLVHNADLPLGMLTSLVGGPFFFWLLRRTRARSGGWA, translated from the coding sequence ATGGTGTTGCTGATCGTGCTGGCGTTGATTTCGGCGGCGGTGGGGCAGGTGCCGACGACGCCGCTGGAGGTGGCGGGGAGCTTCTTTCATCGGATCGGGCTCGACTGGGGGCCGATGCCCAAGCATCCTGCGGGGGATGTGACGTTGTGGGAGGTGCGGTTTCCGCGGGTGGTGCTGGCCATGCTGGTGGGGGCGGCGCTGGCGACGGCGGGAGCGCTGTTGCAGGGAGTGTTCGCCAATCCGCTGGCCGAGCCCGGAGTGATCGGGGTGTCGGCGGGGGCGGCGGTCGGTGCGGGGGCGGTGATCGTGGTCGGCGGGGCGTTCGTGGCGTCGTGGTCGGTGGCGGCGGGAGCGTTCGCGGCCGGATTGTTGACGACGCTGCTGGTGTATGTGCTCTCGCGGTCCAACGGTCGCACCGAGGTGGTGACGCTGGTGCTGACCGGTGTGGCCATCAATGCCTTTGCGGGCGGGCTGATTTCGTTCCTGCTGTTCAGTGCCTCCCCGGCGGCGCGTGATCAGCTGGTGTTCTGGCAGATGGGCAGCCTCAACGGGGCGACCTGGCAGGCCGTGGGCGTGGTGGCTCCGCTGACCCTGGTGGGTGTGGCGGCGGCGATATTCATGGCGCCGCGACTGGATCTGCTGGCACTGGGGGAATCGGCGGCCCGGCATCTGGGTGTGGATGTGGAACGGTTGCGGCGCAATGTGATTGTCGTGGTCGCCGTGCTGGCCACCGCGGGTGTGGCGTTCACCGGCATCATCCTGTTCGTCGGATTGATCGTGCCGCATCTGGTGCGCATGCTCGTCGGGCCGGGGCACCGGGTGCTCATCCCGCTCTCGGCGATCCTGGGCGCGGTGACCCTGGTCGCCGCCGATATCGGGGCACGCTCACTGGTCCACAATGCCGATCTGCCCCTGGGCATGCTCACCTCGCTGGTGGGCGGCCCGTTCTTCTTCTGGTTGCTGCGGCGCACCCGCGCCCGTTCGGGAGGCTGGGCGTGA
- a CDS encoding heme/hemin ABC transporter substrate-binding protein, with amino-acid sequence MRCSVSARSGVVLRTLLVLLGATVLLGATACTSSSGSTAAGQRGPATAAIADTNPVPIGPEPTPVLPVTVHSFDGSDVTVTDTSRIIAADRSGTLTQIVYGLGLGPKVVGRSTSAAFPAVKDVPLVASGSGSLNVEGIAALRPSVFLTDTTSATPVMRDQLKALGITVVYFDPQRTMDAVVPQIEAVANALGVPDAGKKLGQRTHDEIAAAIATVPQQDPKLRMAFLYLRSTAITMIAGPGSGADSLVAAIGGTDAGTASGVKEPFVPITSEALIAAAPDVILVMSDGLASVGGVDGLAKIPGIAQTPAGRNKRVVDMSDAVLLSFGPNTGRVIAALAKAVYGDKIA; translated from the coding sequence ATGAGGTGTTCCGTGAGTGCCCGATCCGGCGTCGTCCTGCGCACACTGCTGGTGCTGCTCGGGGCGACCGTGCTCCTCGGCGCCACCGCCTGCACCAGCAGCAGCGGGTCGACGGCGGCGGGCCAGCGCGGGCCCGCCACCGCCGCCATCGCCGATACCAATCCGGTGCCGATCGGGCCCGAACCCACACCGGTACTCCCGGTGACGGTGCACTCCTTCGACGGCAGTGACGTGACCGTCACCGATACCAGCCGCATCATCGCCGCCGATCGCTCCGGCACCCTCACCCAGATCGTGTACGGGCTGGGACTGGGGCCGAAAGTGGTGGGCCGCTCCACCTCCGCTGCGTTCCCCGCCGTGAAGGATGTGCCGCTGGTCGCCAGCGGATCGGGCAGCCTGAATGTGGAAGGCATTGCGGCACTGCGCCCTTCGGTATTCCTCACCGACACCACCAGTGCCACGCCGGTCATGCGTGATCAGCTCAAAGCGCTGGGCATCACGGTCGTCTACTTCGACCCCCAGCGCACCATGGACGCGGTCGTCCCGCAGATCGAAGCGGTCGCCAACGCCCTGGGCGTCCCGGATGCGGGTAAGAAGCTCGGCCAGCGCACCCACGACGAGATCGCCGCGGCCATCGCCACGGTCCCGCAGCAGGATCCGAAGCTGCGCATGGCGTTCCTGTACCTGCGCAGCACCGCCATCACCATGATCGCCGGCCCCGGCTCCGGCGCCGATTCCCTGGTCGCCGCGATCGGCGGCACCGACGCCGGCACCGCCTCCGGCGTCAAGGAACCGTTCGTCCCCATCACCAGCGAGGCCCTCATCGCGGCGGCCCCCGACGTCATCCTCGTCATGTCCGACGGCCTGGCCTCCGTCGGCGGCGTCGACGGCCTGGCCAAAATCCCCGGCATCGCCCAAACCCCCGCCGGCCGCAATAAACGCGTCGTCGACATGTCCGACGCCGTCCTGCTCAGCTTCGGCCCCAACACCGGCCGCGTGATCGCCGCCCTCGCCAAGGCCGTCTACGGCGACAAGATCGCATGA
- a CDS encoding aldo/keto reductase, with protein MEQRTVGRSGLRVSRLGLATHTWGRETDTDDAAAQLVAFAEAGGTLVDTSPAYCDGAAQRILGPLVREIGRDDLVLSVCSGQRPVRSDPAAGPAPVRWSVDASRRTMMRQLDQTLALLGADHLDLWTVAAWDPHTPLEEVAGTLEYAVRTGRVRYAGVRGYDGWQLATLAAAAPLTAAQTPYSLLARGVEHEFVPAAQHHGLGIIATAPLAGGILTGKYRDGVPADSRGADEATAAEINAGLDDRAVRVVDAVVTAADGLGTSPLAVALAWIRDQPGVASMVVGARDIGQLTGVLAAETLELPRAITAALGDVSARTE; from the coding sequence ATGGAACAGCGGACGGTGGGGCGCAGCGGACTTCGAGTCTCCCGCCTCGGCCTGGCCACCCACACCTGGGGCAGAGAGACCGATACCGACGACGCGGCCGCGCAATTGGTGGCCTTCGCCGAAGCGGGCGGCACTCTCGTGGACACCTCACCCGCCTATTGCGACGGTGCGGCACAACGCATCCTCGGACCGCTGGTGCGCGAGATCGGGCGCGATGATCTGGTGCTGAGTGTGTGCTCGGGACAGCGGCCGGTGCGCTCGGACCCGGCCGCCGGGCCCGCCCCGGTGCGCTGGAGCGTGGATGCCTCCCGGCGCACCATGATGCGCCAGCTCGATCAGACCCTGGCACTGCTGGGCGCCGATCACCTGGATCTGTGGACCGTCGCGGCCTGGGATCCGCACACCCCGCTCGAAGAGGTCGCGGGCACACTCGAATACGCGGTGCGCACCGGGCGCGTGCGCTACGCCGGAGTGCGCGGCTACGACGGCTGGCAGCTGGCGACCCTCGCCGCGGCCGCGCCGCTGACTGCCGCGCAAACCCCCTACTCGCTGCTGGCGCGCGGGGTGGAACACGAATTCGTGCCTGCCGCACAGCATCACGGGCTCGGCATCATCGCCACCGCACCGCTGGCCGGCGGCATCCTCACCGGCAAGTACCGCGACGGGGTGCCCGCCGATTCGCGCGGCGCCGACGAGGCGACCGCCGCGGAGATCAATGCCGGACTCGACGACCGCGCGGTGCGGGTGGTCGATGCGGTGGTGACCGCGGCCGACGGCCTGGGCACCTCACCGCTGGCGGTGGCGCTGGCCTGGATTCGCGATCAGCCGGGCGTGGCGAGCATGGTGGTCGGCGCCCGCGATATCGGCCAGCTCACCGGGGTGCTGGCCGCGGAAACCCTGGAGCTGCCCCGGGCCATCACCGCCGCACTCGGCGACGTCAGTGCACGGACCGAATGA
- a CDS encoding undecaprenyl-diphosphate phosphatase, which yields MTWVQALILGLVQGLTEFLPISSSAHMRIVSAVFFGDDAGASFTAVTQLGTEAAVLVYFAKDIWRILVAWCTTVWWRLTAYNPPQLPLHEQPTTHLPVYTEDGSIEFILDEDEQRELDYRVGWYVIIATVPIGVLGFLLKDQIRTGARNLWLISTMLIVFALVIAVAEYYGSKRRPIEELTTRDGLIMGFAQCLALIPGVSRSGATSSAGLFLGLTRGAAVRFSFLLAIPAVVASGLFSLPDAFEPAGEGLNASGTQILVATIVSFVVGYASVAWLLRFVTKHSLDWFVGYRIVLGLTVMVLLMTGVVSAT from the coding sequence ATGACGTGGGTGCAGGCCCTGATTCTGGGTCTGGTGCAGGGCCTGACGGAGTTTCTGCCGATTTCGTCCTCGGCGCACATGCGCATCGTGTCGGCGGTGTTCTTCGGCGATGATGCGGGCGCGTCGTTCACCGCGGTCACGCAGCTGGGCACCGAGGCGGCGGTGCTGGTGTATTTCGCCAAGGACATCTGGCGAATCCTGGTGGCGTGGTGCACGACCGTGTGGTGGCGGCTGACCGCCTACAACCCCCCGCAGCTGCCGTTGCACGAGCAGCCGACCACCCATCTGCCGGTCTACACCGAGGACGGTTCGATCGAATTCATCCTCGATGAGGACGAACAGCGCGAGCTCGACTACCGGGTGGGCTGGTATGTGATCATTGCCACCGTCCCGATCGGCGTGCTGGGTTTTCTGCTCAAGGACCAGATCCGTACCGGCGCACGCAATTTGTGGCTGATCTCCACCATGCTGATCGTGTTCGCGCTGGTGATCGCGGTGGCGGAGTACTACGGCAGCAAGCGCCGCCCGATCGAGGAGCTGACCACCCGCGACGGACTGATCATGGGTTTCGCGCAGTGCCTGGCGCTCATCCCGGGCGTGTCGCGTTCGGGCGCGACGTCCTCGGCGGGATTGTTCCTGGGCCTGACTCGCGGCGCGGCCGTGCGGTTCTCGTTCCTGCTGGCGATTCCGGCGGTGGTGGCCTCGGGCCTGTTCAGCCTGCCGGATGCGTTCGAACCCGCCGGTGAGGGCCTCAACGCCTCGGGCACCCAGATTCTGGTGGCGACGATCGTCTCGTTCGTGGTCGGTTATGCCTCGGTGGCGTGGTTGTTGCGCTTCGTCACCAAGCACTCGCTGGACTGGTTCGTGGGCTACCGCATCGTGCTGGGGCTGACGGTCATGGTGCTGCTGATGACCGGCGTCGTGTCCGCGACCTAG
- a CDS encoding histidine phosphatase family protein produces the protein MTVILLRHGVSTSNTARTLAGRSAGVDLTDRGREQAQTVAGRLAALPIEHIVTSPLLRCQRTVAPLADKLGIEAEPDERLLEVDYGDWTGRALSELVSEPLWKIVQQHASAAVFPSGEGLAQVQFRAVSAVREHDRLLAEKHGTDVLWVACTHGDVIKSLLADAFGIHLDGFQRIVVEPASISVVRYSPTAPYVWRLNDTGTDLSTLAAISPHTGGESRSGPVPGGETGTTGSGDNGVTERPES, from the coding sequence GTGACGGTGATCCTGTTGCGGCACGGCGTCTCCACGTCGAACACTGCCCGCACCCTGGCCGGCCGCAGCGCGGGCGTCGATCTGACCGACCGTGGTCGCGAGCAGGCCCAGACGGTCGCGGGGCGGCTCGCGGCCCTGCCGATCGAGCACATCGTGACCTCGCCGCTGCTGCGCTGTCAGCGCACCGTCGCCCCGCTGGCGGACAAGCTCGGCATCGAAGCCGAACCCGATGAGCGGCTGCTCGAGGTCGATTACGGCGACTGGACCGGACGGGCGCTGAGCGAGCTGGTCAGCGAGCCGCTGTGGAAGATCGTGCAGCAGCACGCGTCGGCGGCGGTGTTCCCCTCCGGAGAAGGTTTGGCGCAGGTGCAGTTCCGTGCCGTGTCCGCTGTGCGCGAACACGACCGCCTGTTGGCAGAGAAACACGGTACTGATGTGTTGTGGGTGGCGTGCACCCACGGAGATGTCATCAAGTCGTTGCTGGCGGATGCGTTCGGCATCCACCTGGACGGTTTCCAGCGGATCGTGGTCGAGCCGGCCTCGATCAGCGTGGTCCGCTACAGTCCGACCGCTCCGTACGTGTGGCGGTTGAACGACACCGGCACGGATCTGTCGACACTGGCGGCGATTTCGCCGCACACCGGTGGTGAATCGAGATCCGGACCGGTACCCGGCGGCGAAACGGGCACTACGGGTAGTGGCGATAATGGGGTTACGGAGCGCCCCGAGTCTTAG
- a CDS encoding DUF3090 domain-containing protein, with protein sequence MGRAIHIFRTPDRFIAGTVGEPGDRAFYLQAVQDPRVVSVLLEKQQVKVLADRMGLLLDEVARRFGTPVPPQAAAVSDIAPLVTPIESEFRVGTMGLGWDADAGAVVVELLAITETEVDESVVLDDTEEGPDAVRVFLTPIQAREFALRSTRVIEAGRPPCPLCGEPLSPVGHMCVRTNGYKRGDIFGASTELED encoded by the coding sequence ATGGGCCGAGCAATCCATATTTTCCGCACCCCCGATCGTTTCATCGCCGGCACTGTCGGCGAGCCCGGCGACCGCGCTTTCTACCTGCAGGCCGTGCAGGATCCGCGCGTGGTGAGCGTGTTGCTGGAAAAGCAGCAGGTGAAGGTGCTGGCCGATCGGATGGGTCTGCTGCTGGACGAGGTGGCACGCCGCTTCGGCACCCCGGTGCCGCCGCAGGCGGCCGCTGTCAGTGATATCGCACCGCTGGTCACCCCCATCGAATCCGAATTCCGGGTCGGCACCATGGGTTTGGGCTGGGACGCGGATGCGGGCGCGGTGGTGGTGGAGCTGCTGGCCATCACCGAAACCGAGGTCGACGAATCGGTGGTGCTCGATGACACCGAGGAGGGCCCCGACGCGGTGCGGGTATTCCTGACCCCGATCCAGGCGCGCGAATTCGCGTTGCGTTCCACGCGGGTGATCGAGGCGGGCCGGCCACCGTGTCCGCTGTGCGGGGAGCCGCTCTCGCCCGTCGGGCATATGTGTGTACGCACCAACGGGTACAAGCGTGGCGATATCTTCGGCGCCAGCACCGAGCTAGAGGACTGA
- a CDS encoding SCO1664 family protein yields MTDHPLRTADLTVIGQVTTASNVTLVCETDPAASGDGAVRVVYKPVRGERPLWDFPDGTLAQREVASYLVSEALGWGVIPETVLRDGPYGPGMVQRWIDSIEDGPDLVDLVAAGEIPAGYREVLRALDPAGHPVSLVHADDPRLLRMAVLDVLINNADRKGGHVLSGDDGRVYGVDHGICLNTEPKLRTVLWGWAGETLADELLTDITVLVKAIPGELGGRLAELITDAEVEALAARGQGLLEHPVLPLPTGQRPIPWPAF; encoded by the coding sequence TTGACCGACCACCCGCTGCGCACCGCCGATCTGACGGTGATCGGGCAGGTCACCACCGCCAGCAATGTGACGCTGGTGTGCGAGACCGACCCGGCCGCCTCCGGCGACGGCGCCGTGCGCGTGGTGTACAAACCGGTGCGCGGGGAACGGCCGCTGTGGGATTTCCCCGACGGCACCCTCGCCCAGCGCGAGGTCGCCTCGTATCTGGTCTCGGAAGCGTTGGGCTGGGGCGTGATTCCCGAGACCGTGCTGCGGGACGGCCCGTACGGGCCGGGCATGGTGCAGCGCTGGATCGACAGCATCGAGGACGGCCCGGACCTGGTGGATCTGGTCGCGGCCGGCGAGATCCCCGCCGGATACCGGGAGGTGCTGCGCGCCCTGGATCCCGCGGGGCATCCGGTGTCGCTGGTGCATGCCGATGATCCGCGACTGCTGCGCATGGCGGTGCTGGACGTGCTGATCAACAATGCCGACCGCAAGGGCGGTCATGTGCTGTCCGGGGACGACGGGCGGGTGTACGGGGTCGATCACGGCATCTGCCTCAATACCGAGCCGAAGCTGCGCACGGTGCTGTGGGGATGGGCGGGGGAGACTCTGGCCGACGAATTGCTCACCGACATCACGGTTTTGGTGAAGGCGATCCCCGGGGAGCTGGGCGGTCGGCTCGCGGAGTTGATCACCGACGCGGAAGTGGAGGCGCTCGCCGCGCGCGGGCAGGGTCTGCTCGAGCATCCGGTGCTGCCGCTACCGACCGGGCAACGCCCGATCCCCTGGCCCGCATTCTGA